GGCGCGTGAACAGGGCGACGAAGTTCTGGAGCGTGGGGTCGTGCGGCAGCAGGTGCGGCGGCAGCGCGTTGGCCTCGCCGGGCTGCATGAAGGCGGCCGCCGCCATCCAGCCCAGCGGCGTCAGGCTGATCAGCGACGTGGCGACCAGCGCCGCGTGCAGCAGCAGCGACCTCGCGCCGGGCCGGCTCATGTCCGCTCCTTCTGCAGGCGGAACTGCAGCAGCGCGCCCGCCAGGGTGATCAGCAGCAGCACCACGGCCGTCGCGGACGCCGTCCCGATGCGCCACCAGCGGAAGCCCTCCTCGTACATGAACAGCACCACGCTGCGCGTGCTGCCCAGAGGGCCGCCCTGGGTCATCACGTAGGGCTCGGCGAAGACCTGGAAGTAGCCGATCATCGTGGTGACGCCGACGAACAGGAAGGTGGGCGCGAGGCCCGGCAGCGTGATGTGGCGGAACCGCTGCCGGCCGTTGGCGCCGTCGATCGACGCCGCCTCGTACAGCTCCGCGGGCACGGCCTGCAGACCGGCCACGAAGATCAGCATGTTGTAGCCGAAGTTCTTCCACACCGCGAGCAGCACGATGGCGGGCATGGCCCAGTGCGGGTCGCCGAGCCAGTCGATCGGGCCGATGCCGACCAGGCCCAGGACGTGGTTCAGCAGGCCGTAGCGCGGGTGGTAGAGGTAGCGCCAGATGATCGCCACCGAGACCAGCGTGGTCACCACCGGCGCGAAGTAGATGGTGCGGAACAGCGGGCGCAGGCGCGTCAGCTTGGCGTCGACCAGCATCGCCGCGCCCAGCGACACGGCCACCGACAGCGGGCCGCCCAGCGCGACGAAGAACAGGGTGTTGCCCAGCGACCGCCAGAAGACGTCGTTCGTGAGCAGGCGCGCGTAGTTCTCCAGGCCGACGAAGCGGGCGTTGCCCGGCGAGCCGATGGCGTAGATGTCGAAGTCGGTCAGCCCGAGCAGCAGCCCGGCGACCACCGGCAGGAAGAAGAAGACCAGCAGCAGCAGCAGCGCCGGCGCCAGGAACCACAGCGCGGCCCGCAGCTGGCGCTTCTCGAGGGGCGACCTGTTCGTGAGCGACGATCTCATGGATGCCGCTCCCTCTGCGCCAGCCAGCGCCTCTTCTCCAGCATGCGCGCCACGTCGCGGTCGAGGGCCTCCAGGGCCTCCTGCGGCGTGGACGCGCCGCGCACCGCCGTCTCCCCGCGCTCGTAGACGCGCGTGGCGATCTGCTCCCACTCCGGCAGCTTGGGCGTCGACACCACGTGATCGAGCTGCGTCCGGAAGGCGCGGGCGCGGGGATCGGCCGCGATGCCCGTCATCTCCCAGGCCGTCTTGTGCGCGGGCAGGTCGCCGGTCAGCTCGTAGAAGCGGGCCTGCTGCTGCGGGCGCGACAGGAACTCCACGAGCTTCCAGGCGGCGTCGGCGTGGGGCGAGTCCTTGAAGATCACCAGGCTCGAGCCGCCGGCCAGCGACACGCCCGGGACGCCGGGCTCGGGGCCGGGCAGCGGCGCCGTCGCCCAAGCGTCCTGCAGCTCGGCGGGCAGCCGGCGCTGGAACTCGCCCAGGTTCCAGGGGCCGGTGATGTACATAGCGAAGGTGCCGCGGGCGAACTCCTGGTAGAGGTTCGCGATCTCGTTGTTGGACACCGGCGGCGCCAGGCCGTCGCGGAACAGGCTCAGGTAGAAGTCGAAGGCGCGGCGGAACTCGGGCTGCGCGAAGGCGCCGTAGCCGCGCTCGACGTCCAGCAGCGGGGAGCCGGCCTGCAGCCCGAGGATCACCGTCGGCGGCCACTCGTTCAGCGGCAGCAGGATCCCGTAGCGGCGCGCGCCGCCGCCGGCGGCGACCACGTCGCGCATGGCGGCGCGCCACTCTTCCCAGTCGGCCGGCGGGTCGGGG
This is a stretch of genomic DNA from bacterium. It encodes these proteins:
- a CDS encoding sugar ABC transporter permease; amino-acid sequence: MRSSLTNRSPLEKRQLRAALWFLAPALLLLLVFFFLPVVAGLLLGLTDFDIYAIGSPGNARFVGLENYARLLTNDVFWRSLGNTLFFVALGGPLSVAVSLGAAMLVDAKLTRLRPLFRTIYFAPVVTTLVSVAIIWRYLYHPRYGLLNHVLGLVGIGPIDWLGDPHWAMPAIVLLAVWKNFGYNMLIFVAGLQAVPAELYEAASIDGANGRQRFRHITLPGLAPTFLFVGVTTMIGYFQVFAEPYVMTQGGPLGSTRSVVLFMYEEGFRWWRIGTASATAVVLLLITLAGALLQFRLQKERT
- a CDS encoding sugar ABC transporter substrate-binding protein — its product is MSRVVGIAVLLTLCCGCGGDDGGVTLRFWAMGREGEVVRELLPEFERENPGVRVEVQQIPWTAAHEKLLTAHVGEATPDVAQLGNTWLSEFVALDAIAPLDARIAASATVDPADHFPGIWDTNVIEGRLYGVPWYVDTRVLFYRSDLLAAAGHPDPPADWEEWRAAMRDVVAAGGGARRYGILLPLNEWPPTVILGLQAGSPLLDVERGYGAFAQPEFRRAFDFYLSLFRDGLAPPVSNNEIANLYQEFARGTFAMYITGPWNLGEFQRRLPAELQDAWATAPLPGPEPGVPGVSLAGGSSLVIFKDSPHADAAWKLVEFLSRPQQQARFYELTGDLPAHKTAWEMTGIAADPRARAFRTQLDHVVSTPKLPEWEQIATRVYERGETAVRGASTPQEALEALDRDVARMLEKRRWLAQRERHP